Within Candidatus Sulfotelmatobacter sp., the genomic segment GGGTCGAACGCCGGCAGTCCCGCGTCCACCGGCGTGTCGCGCACCACCGCAAAAGTGAGAATCGCGAACACGCCGACGATCGCCGAGGGGATGAAGAACTTCCATTGCCACGGCAGCGCCGCGACCGCCGGCGCCGCCAGCAGCAGGAACACCAGAAAGCGCCCGCTCTGGATCATCGAGCCGAAGATCGCGCTGAACACGCCGCGCTCGCTGACGTGGAACCAGCCGCTGTTGACCTTGATCAGCGCCAGGGCGCTGTAGGACTGGAAGTACATGTTGAGCGTCCAGACGGTGGCGAAGTAGCCAAGCAGGAGAGGCCCGGCGCCGAGCACGCCGAGATAGGCTCCGAGTCCGAACAGCAAGTTGAAAAGGAAGGCGCCGGTGGCGCCGATCAACATCGCGCGGCGGCCGCCGAAGCGATCGGCGATCGGGCCGTTGAACAGCGCCGAGATGCCGTACACCAGGGTCGCGACCGTGATGATCAGTCCGACCTGCGACTTGTCCCAGTGATAGGTGTCGGAGAGCGCCTTGTTGGCGAGCGGGAAGTTGTATCTCGCCATATACATCGCGGCGTAGGTGAAGCCGAGCACCAGCCAGTTCTGGGTACGGCGGGATCGGA encodes:
- a CDS encoding MFS transporter, which encodes MPDRVEHSAAFRSRRTQNWLVLGFTYAAMYMARYNFPLANKALSDTYHWDKSQVGLIITVATLVYGISALFNGPIADRFGGRRAMLIGATGAFLFNLLFGLGAYLGVLGAGPLLLGYFATVWTLNMYFQSYSALALIKVNSGWFHVSERGVFSAIFGSMIQSGRFLVFLLLAAPAVAALPWQWKFFIPSAIVGVFAILTFAVVRDTPVDAGLPAFDP